In the genome of Desulfovibrio desulfuricans, one region contains:
- a CDS encoding cytochrome c maturation protein CcmE codes for MARKKNTGIYIAALLLFLGGVGYLAYSGFSENSVYFLNVSEAKAATPEKLVAARLFGTVAEDGIEKHRGAPGVDFRLEDKDNASQTIQISYSGAVPDTFKAGAEVIVEGGMGPEGRFQAKTLMTKCPSKYQKENRNS; via the coding sequence ATGGCCCGCAAAAAAAATACTGGCATCTACATAGCCGCGCTGCTGCTCTTTTTGGGCGGGGTGGGCTATCTTGCATATTCCGGCTTTTCTGAAAACAGCGTGTATTTTCTGAACGTGTCGGAAGCCAAGGCCGCAACGCCCGAAAAACTCGTGGCTGCGCGGCTTTTTGGTACTGTGGCCGAAGACGGCATTGAGAAGCACCGGGGCGCGCCCGGTGTGGATTTTCGCCTTGAAGACAAGGACAACGCCAGCCAGACCATCCAGATAAGCTACTCCGGCGCGGTGCCGGATACCTTCAAGGCTGGCGCGGAAGTTATTGTTGAAGGCGGCATGGGGCCGGAAGGCCGCTTTCAGGCCAAGACGCTCATGACCAAATGCCCCTCCAAATACCAGAAAGAGAACCGCAATAGCTGA
- a CDS encoding outer membrane homotrimeric porin has protein sequence MKKIAVLLLVAGMLCAVPGGASAIDFSAKGRWAYNFSYGQHGNFTEGGNKTGYSSGEDEFEAAQQVRLQLDAKASENLSGTVHFELGGYNRGMMQYWGASNSGGSLGADGNWVKVKNAFLDWTVPQTALKVRMGIQPMQLPDYINNSQVLADDAAGITASYAFNENVGVTAFWARLFNDNTTDATNRSPGYMDNMDAVGLTLPLTLDGVSLAPWGMYMGIGPAINYNNVKNSQITSYTSVASAGGPKAGLLPLYGGFHKSKLSEYGNAMWMGLPGQVTLFDPFRVSWDVVYGSVQYDDAAMNRAGWLASLLLEYKLDWSTPGLYGWYTSGDDDNLGNGSERMPNIHPNNPNDFSEFAFHGDPIVGRDSIVGKSMTGTWGIGARLKDMSFIDNLSHTFRINYMGGTNDPAILKKIKNANGSWMAPNDGSVPGREGLYLTRNDSLVEFGLSTKYKMYDNFTIYVETNYDALFLDKSASVWGNSKMNGKSDRSADAWNTAVTFVYQF, from the coding sequence ATGAAGAAAATTGCAGTGTTACTTTTGGTAGCCGGGATGTTGTGCGCAGTGCCCGGGGGAGCAAGCGCCATTGATTTTTCGGCCAAGGGCCGTTGGGCTTATAATTTCAGCTACGGCCAGCACGGCAATTTTACCGAGGGCGGGAACAAAACGGGCTACAGCTCCGGTGAAGACGAATTTGAAGCCGCCCAGCAGGTTCGCCTGCAACTGGACGCCAAGGCTTCTGAAAATCTTTCCGGCACGGTGCACTTTGAACTGGGCGGCTACAATCGCGGCATGATGCAATACTGGGGCGCCAGCAACAGCGGCGGCTCGCTGGGCGCGGACGGCAACTGGGTCAAGGTCAAGAACGCTTTTCTCGACTGGACTGTGCCGCAGACTGCCCTCAAGGTGCGCATGGGTATTCAGCCAATGCAGTTGCCCGACTACATCAACAACAGCCAGGTGCTGGCCGATGATGCGGCGGGCATCACCGCCTCCTACGCCTTTAATGAAAACGTTGGCGTGACGGCCTTCTGGGCGCGCCTTTTTAACGACAACACCACTGATGCAACCAACCGCAGCCCCGGCTATATGGATAACATGGACGCCGTGGGCCTGACCCTGCCCCTGACGCTTGACGGTGTAAGCCTCGCGCCCTGGGGCATGTATATGGGCATTGGCCCGGCCATCAACTACAACAACGTCAAAAATTCCCAGATCACCAGCTATACCAGCGTAGCCTCCGCCGGTGGCCCCAAGGCCGGTCTGCTGCCCCTGTACGGCGGCTTCCACAAGAGCAAGCTCAGCGAATACGGCAATGCCATGTGGATGGGCCTGCCCGGTCAGGTGACGTTGTTTGATCCTTTCCGCGTGTCGTGGGATGTTGTTTACGGCTCCGTGCAGTATGACGATGCCGCCATGAACCGCGCAGGCTGGCTGGCCTCGTTGCTGCTCGAATACAAGCTGGACTGGAGCACCCCTGGTCTCTACGGCTGGTACACCTCGGGCGACGACGACAATCTGGGCAACGGCTCCGAGCGCATGCCCAACATTCACCCCAACAACCCCAACGACTTTTCGGAATTCGCCTTTCACGGCGATCCCATTGTGGGCCGCGACAGCATTGTGGGCAAATCCATGACAGGCACCTGGGGCATTGGCGCGCGGCTCAAGGATATGAGCTTTATCGACAACCTCAGCCATACCTTCCGCATCAACTACATGGGCGGCACCAACGACCCGGCGATCCTGAAAAAGATCAAAAACGCCAATGGAAGCTGGATGGCCCCCAATGATGGTTCCGTGCCAGGCCGCGAGGGTCTGTACCTGACCCGCAACGACAGCCTTGTGGAATTTGGCCTGAGCACCAAGTACAAGATGTACGACAACTTCACCATCTACGTGGAAACAAACTATGATGCGCTCTTCCTCGACAAGAGCGCATCCGTGTGGGGCAACAGCAAGATGAATGGCAAGAGCGACCGCAGCGCCGATGCCTGGAATACAGCCGTGACCTTTGTGTATCAGTTCTAG
- a CDS encoding ATP-binding protein, giving the protein MLHAIRNSSLFVKLVIMVSLALCPPMLLGHLAGSYFISKYGYEDAENTVSSVAQLAAESPLVVEAMRTRQPEAYRQMTAFLETLTRASDVKFIVLIDMQGIRLFHPDAAKIGQHFMGGDEGKALEGQSYLSSARGTFGFSLRAFRPIFDAQGNQLGAASAGILSSDIEAGVARLTGPLGWLLALSLAIGIVLAVLLSRTIKKILFGLEPHQIARLLEERNAILRTTREGIIAVNKDGTLVLVNEMAEKILRSAGVFGPLEGQPVQSAIPGTRLDAVVREGRPEYDQEQNINSSVVLTNRVPILVQGEIIGAVATFRDMTDVRAQAERLTGLSNYVEALRSRSHEYLNKLHVISGLLRNGRHAELDAYLEQIIGSKKLETSAIAALVKDPIVAGFLESKYSRAHEMGVTLVIEGHGVIPPLSPKGSHALVTVVGNLIDNAFEATIYAVEKRITLNIENIPAQAGGYDELVISVSDTGRGISDEHLEKIFTKGFSTKGSNRGIGLYMLLLTLEEMDGSVEIDAKPGHGTVFTVRVPVAALAQGEQE; this is encoded by the coding sequence ATGCTGCACGCCATCAGAAATTCCAGCCTGTTTGTAAAGCTTGTTATTATGGTCAGTCTGGCGCTTTGCCCGCCCATGCTGCTTGGGCATCTGGCTGGTTCCTATTTTATCAGCAAGTACGGCTATGAGGATGCGGAAAACACCGTTTCAAGCGTGGCGCAGCTTGCGGCGGAATCGCCGCTGGTGGTGGAGGCCATGCGCACCCGCCAGCCCGAGGCGTACAGACAGATGACCGCCTTTCTTGAAACGCTCACCCGTGCCTCGGACGTAAAATTTATCGTGCTGATAGATATGCAGGGCATCCGCCTTTTTCACCCCGACGCTGCAAAAATCGGTCAGCACTTTATGGGCGGCGATGAAGGCAAGGCCCTTGAAGGGCAGTCCTACCTTTCATCGGCGCGCGGCACATTCGGATTTTCGCTGCGGGCGTTCCGGCCCATTTTTGACGCGCAGGGCAATCAACTGGGCGCGGCTTCCGCGGGTATTCTGTCCAGCGATATTGAAGCGGGCGTGGCGCGCCTGACCGGGCCTCTTGGCTGGCTGCTGGCGCTCTCGCTGGCTATTGGCATCGTGCTGGCGGTGCTGCTTTCGCGCACCATTAAAAAAATTCTTTTCGGGCTGGAGCCGCACCAGATCGCGCGGCTCCTTGAAGAACGCAACGCCATACTGCGCACCACCCGCGAGGGAATTATCGCCGTAAACAAGGACGGCACCCTGGTGCTTGTTAACGAAATGGCCGAAAAAATCCTGCGTTCGGCGGGCGTTTTCGGCCCGTTGGAGGGCCAGCCCGTGCAAAGCGCCATCCCCGGCACCCGTCTTGACGCCGTGGTCAGGGAGGGCAGGCCGGAGTACGACCAGGAGCAGAATATCAACAGCAGCGTGGTGCTGACCAACCGCGTGCCCATTCTGGTGCAGGGAGAGATAATCGGCGCGGTGGCGACCTTCCGCGACATGACGGACGTGCGCGCCCAGGCCGAACGCCTCACCGGCCTCAGCAATTATGTTGAGGCGCTGCGCTCGCGCTCGCACGAGTACCTCAACAAGCTGCACGTCATTTCCGGTCTGTTGCGCAATGGCCGCCACGCGGAGCTTGATGCCTACCTGGAGCAGATCATCGGCAGCAAAAAACTGGAAACTTCCGCCATTGCCGCGCTGGTCAAGGATCCCATTGTTGCGGGTTTTCTGGAGAGCAAGTACAGCCGCGCCCATGAAATGGGCGTGACACTGGTGATTGAGGGGCACGGCGTGATCCCCCCGCTTTCGCCCAAGGGATCGCACGCCTTGGTCACGGTGGTGGGCAACCTCATTGACAATGCCTTTGAAGCCACCATCTACGCTGTAGAAAAAAGGATTACCCTGAATATCGAAAATATCCCGGCTCAGGCGGGCGGGTACGACGAACTTGTTATCAGCGTGTCCGATACCGGACGCGGCATTTCCGATGAACATCTGGAAAAAATATTCACCAAGGGCTTTTCCACCAAGGGGTCAAACAGGGGCATCGGGCTTTACATGCTGCTGCTTACGCTGGAAGAAATGGACGGTTCTGTGGAAATCGACGCAAAACCTGGGCACGGCACGGTCTTTACCGTGCGTGTTCCTGTGGCTGCGCTGGCGCAAGGAGAACAGGAATGA
- a CDS encoding hemolysin family protein — MLTLVLAVVIAVAVSFTCSLLETVLYSLSWSTIERLRKSGSKSGELLYALRTQVDKPIAAILTLNTIANTAGATVAGAAFLAVYGPEYMSIFAVGFTVLILTMGEILPKNLGVTKAEPLGVMLARPLAIMVKLMSPLLWVTSMITRLVSPPSAGPVISEDDIRAVTSLSRQAGRIKPYEEAFIRNVLALDQKRVREIMTPRTVVFELPDDLTVEQAYTDQRTWHFSRIPVYGDNNEDIVGVVERRTLGRCINEGRKDVTLGKIMRPAHFILENQTLDVLLHDLLKARVHLFVVLDEYGGLAGVVSLEDVLEEILGSEIVDESDNVDDLRALARQRRRELSVNRQG; from the coding sequence ATGCTCACCCTTGTTCTGGCCGTTGTCATTGCTGTTGCCGTTTCCTTTACCTGTTCGCTGCTTGAGACGGTGCTGTATTCCCTTTCGTGGTCAACCATCGAGCGGCTGCGCAAGTCCGGGAGCAAGTCCGGCGAGCTGCTGTACGCCCTGCGCACCCAGGTGGACAAACCCATTGCCGCCATCCTCACGCTCAACACCATTGCCAACACCGCCGGGGCCACGGTGGCGGGCGCGGCCTTTCTGGCCGTGTACGGGCCGGAATACATGTCGATTTTTGCCGTGGGCTTTACGGTGTTGATTCTGACAATGGGCGAAATCCTGCCCAAGAATCTGGGCGTGACTAAGGCGGAGCCGCTCGGCGTAATGCTCGCCCGCCCGCTTGCCATCATGGTCAAGCTCATGTCGCCCCTGCTGTGGGTTACGAGCATGATAACGCGGCTTGTGTCCCCGCCGTCCGCTGGCCCGGTCATCTCCGAGGACGACATCCGCGCCGTAACGAGCCTTTCGCGTCAGGCGGGGCGCATCAAACCTTATGAAGAAGCCTTTATCCGCAACGTGCTGGCGCTGGACCAAAAGCGTGTGCGCGAGATCATGACCCCCCGCACGGTGGTTTTTGAGCTGCCGGACGACCTCACCGTGGAGCAGGCCTATACAGACCAGCGCACCTGGCATTTCAGCCGCATACCCGTGTACGGCGACAATAACGAAGACATCGTGGGCGTGGTGGAGCGCCGCACCCTGGGCCGCTGCATAAACGAGGGCCGCAAGGATGTGACCCTCGGCAAGATCATGCGCCCGGCGCACTTTATCCTTGAGAACCAGACGCTTGATGTGCTGCTGCACGATCTGCTCAAGGCCCGTGTGCATCTTTTTGTGGTGCTGGATGAATACGGTGGGCTTGCTGGCGTGGTGTCGCTGGAAGACGTGCTGGAAGAAATCCTCGGCAGCGAAATTGTGGACGAAAGCGATAATGTGGATGATCTGCGCGCGCTGGCCCGGCAGCGGCGGCGCGAACTGAGCGTGAACCGTCAGGGCTGA
- a CDS encoding MFS transporter: MIPRARFIMLNLYHILIDGLFDSVPVVLAFMALALGSGETDVGLVVSLGAALSTAVGLGTGLFSRRFGFYGSVTLLIGLAGLGYLGAAFAGSMITAGACFVLAMAGFAAFHNISFSYITANTERQSLGRVMSDFTAIGDVGRIPLVSFAAFAAAYSVGTMPGWRAVCLAYGVLALCAALWLFYTAVKKSPSADASTQPGDPASDPLPGAEAAPPPRPRRNPFAGFSILKNRDVFLAMLASMLNAFSNDRIFTFLPLLLVAKGIDAKTIGSFALGFTLGSFVGKMACGRLIDIFGTRKIFVIAGIILALLLCALLQSSNLILTVIISLAIGIVTKGTVPVIQTIITEPVRGATVYDAIFSFNSFGRGIINMLTPVLFGGIASLWSMDAVYLLMAAVAALGIVPVLLMSRSRTAE, from the coding sequence ATGATACCCCGCGCTCGCTTTATCATGCTGAATCTGTACCACATTCTGATTGACGGCCTTTTCGATTCCGTTCCCGTTGTGCTGGCATTCATGGCGCTGGCCCTTGGCAGCGGAGAAACAGACGTGGGCCTTGTGGTGTCGCTGGGCGCGGCCCTGAGTACTGCCGTTGGCCTTGGCACGGGCCTGTTCTCACGGCGATTCGGCTTTTACGGCTCTGTGACCCTGCTTATAGGTCTTGCCGGGCTTGGCTATCTGGGCGCGGCTTTTGCGGGCAGCATGATCACCGCCGGGGCGTGCTTTGTGCTGGCAATGGCGGGCTTTGCCGCCTTTCATAACATTTCTTTTTCCTACATCACGGCCAATACTGAAAGGCAGAGCCTTGGCCGGGTCATGAGCGACTTTACCGCCATTGGCGATGTGGGGCGTATCCCGCTGGTGTCTTTTGCCGCCTTTGCGGCGGCCTACTCTGTGGGAACCATGCCGGGCTGGCGGGCAGTCTGCCTGGCCTATGGCGTGCTGGCCCTGTGCGCCGCCCTGTGGCTCTTTTACACCGCCGTAAAAAAATCCCCATCGGCAGACGCCAGCACGCAACCGGGCGATCCCGCTTCTGATCCATTGCCCGGTGCTGAGGCAGCCCCACCCCCGCGCCCGAGGCGCAATCCTTTCGCCGGGTTCAGCATACTGAAAAACCGGGATGTCTTTCTGGCAATGCTTGCCAGCATGCTCAATGCTTTCAGCAACGACAGAATCTTTACCTTTCTGCCCCTGCTGCTGGTGGCAAAAGGCATAGACGCCAAAACCATCGGCTCGTTCGCTCTTGGCTTCACCCTCGGTTCCTTCGTGGGCAAGATGGCCTGCGGACGCCTGATAGATATTTTCGGCACCCGAAAAATCTTTGTTATCGCCGGTATTATCCTTGCCCTGCTGCTTTGCGCCCTGCTCCAGTCAAGCAATCTCATACTGACGGTGATTATATCCCTGGCCATCGGTATTGTGACCAAGGGGACTGTGCCCGTCATACAGACCATCATCACGGAGCCGGTACGCGGCGCAACCGTCTACGATGCCATTTTTTCGTTCAATTCCTTCGGGCGCGGCATAATCAACATGCTGACGCCCGTGCTGTTTGGCGGCATTGCTTCCCTCTGGAGCATGGATGCCGTTTATCTGCTCATGGCTGCGGTCGCCGCGCTGGGCATTGTGCCTGTTCTGCTTATGAGCCGGAGCCGCACCGCCGAGTGA
- a CDS encoding GDYXXLXY domain-containing protein, whose protein sequence is MRKLYILAVLVLFLGGYGLSVYRMETVLAEGKTILLALAPVDPRAPLMGDYMALRYVVNNDIRNALRRQSATQSAGQKAAQMNAANGAPEGGASGNAANGGGVDGGASSPTASANSRNTHDESSNAEGFAVLRITNDPVPHAASFVRLDDGSPLQADEFLLAYRLRGYEVLSAAPAFYFQEGTAQQYTGAKFGVFKLAPDGKTLLVGLG, encoded by the coding sequence ATGCGTAAGCTCTATATTCTTGCGGTGCTGGTTTTGTTTTTGGGCGGCTACGGCCTTTCCGTATACCGGATGGAAACAGTGCTGGCGGAAGGCAAGACAATCCTGCTGGCCCTTGCCCCGGTTGACCCGCGCGCGCCGCTCATGGGCGACTACATGGCCCTGCGTTATGTGGTGAACAACGATATTCGTAATGCACTGCGAAGGCAGAGCGCCACGCAGAGCGCGGGCCAAAAGGCAGCTCAAATGAATGCGGCAAACGGGGCACCGGAGGGCGGAGCTTCGGGCAATGCGGCAAACGGTGGGGGCGTGGATGGCGGGGCCAGTTCCCCCACAGCGAGCGCAAACAGCCGCAATACACATGATGAAAGCAGTAACGCGGAAGGCTTTGCCGTGCTCCGCATTACCAATGACCCGGTGCCGCACGCGGCATCATTTGTGCGGCTGGATGATGGCAGCCCCCTGCAAGCCGATGAATTTCTGCTGGCCTACAGGCTGCGCGGCTACGAAGTGCTCTCAGCCGCCCCGGCCTTCTATTTTCAGGAGGGAACCGCCCAGCAGTATACGGGTGCTAAGTTTGGGGTATTTAAGCTCGCGCCAGACGGCAAGACCCTGCTTGTGGGGCTGGGGTGA
- a CDS encoding methyl-accepting chemotaxis protein — protein MLKNISVARKFTILIASVFLGMTALFVISTYTISKTSIGSTTYQSIENSKDLLADILPPPLYVVETYLDALQTVNTNDAASLKKIYASIAQHKKAFQQQYELWHSGAIDPKIKEILNQELYPTGKAIFEIFETRLKPALQTGNKAEAESICLSQLASAYQKHRGVVDKLAILLDAYSKKVSDEGRSVVEAGRIFFTAMFICGLALITVISLAIAMGIIKPLRECICFAKNISNGALDSEMTMQRKDDFGTLATSLSTMLVELKRKISFAEEKSQLAEQEVAKATRAAEEAHEARQKVEENRNKLVDTIHRLESVAGVVTAASEQLSARVEQSSRGADEQSGRVRETATAMEEMNATVLEVARNSQRAASASTETRGQAQDGAAVVDKAVKGIEDVRAHSLAIREDMAVLGKQADGIGEVMNIIADIADQTNLLALNAAIEAARAGDAGRGFAVVADEVRKLAEKTMTATQDVGRAVNEIQAGTRKNISSVETVVKAIENAAALSAHSGDSLKNILGFVDQVNDQVQSIATASEQQSATSEEINRSVEQIATISAETAQAMEQAATAVSDLMQQTQILHQLIKDMKAQSQTA, from the coding sequence ATGCTGAAAAATATCTCTGTTGCCAGAAAGTTCACCATTCTTATAGCTTCTGTATTTCTGGGCATGACTGCCCTTTTTGTTATTTCAACATACACGATATCAAAAACATCAATTGGCTCTACAACATATCAATCCATAGAAAACAGCAAGGATTTGCTTGCCGATATTTTACCTCCACCGCTTTATGTGGTTGAAACATATCTTGATGCATTGCAAACCGTTAACACCAATGATGCTGCAAGCCTTAAAAAAATTTACGCTTCCATTGCCCAGCATAAAAAAGCATTCCAGCAGCAATACGAACTCTGGCATTCCGGCGCTATTGACCCAAAGATCAAGGAAATTCTCAATCAGGAACTGTACCCCACGGGGAAGGCCATCTTTGAAATATTTGAAACCAGGCTCAAACCCGCTCTCCAGACCGGCAACAAGGCAGAAGCTGAAAGCATTTGCCTGAGCCAGCTTGCATCTGCCTATCAGAAGCACCGGGGCGTGGTGGACAAGCTTGCGATTCTGCTTGATGCCTATTCCAAAAAAGTTTCGGACGAGGGCCGCAGCGTTGTTGAAGCCGGGCGCATTTTCTTTACCGCCATGTTTATTTGCGGTCTGGCGCTCATCACGGTGATCTCGCTGGCTATCGCCATGGGCATTATCAAGCCGCTCAGGGAGTGCATCTGTTTTGCAAAAAACATCAGCAACGGCGCGCTTGATTCAGAAATGACCATGCAGAGAAAGGACGACTTTGGCACGCTGGCAACGAGCCTCAGCACGATGCTTGTGGAGCTGAAGCGCAAAATTTCTTTTGCGGAAGAAAAAAGCCAGCTTGCCGAGCAGGAGGTTGCCAAGGCCACCCGCGCAGCAGAAGAAGCGCACGAAGCCAGACAAAAGGTGGAAGAGAACCGCAACAAACTTGTGGATACAATCCACAGGCTTGAGAGCGTGGCGGGTGTTGTGACTGCGGCCTCCGAGCAGCTTTCTGCGCGCGTTGAGCAGTCCAGCCGGGGCGCGGACGAGCAGTCAGGCCGGGTGCGGGAAACCGCCACAGCCATGGAAGAAATGAACGCCACCGTGCTTGAGGTCGCCAGAAACTCCCAGCGGGCTGCCAGCGCCTCTACCGAGACGCGCGGGCAGGCTCAGGACGGCGCCGCCGTTGTAGACAAGGCGGTCAAAGGCATTGAAGACGTACGCGCCCACTCCCTTGCCATTCGCGAAGACATGGCGGTGCTGGGCAAACAGGCAGACGGCATCGGGGAGGTCATGAACATCATTGCAGACATCGCCGACCAGACCAACCTGCTTGCGCTTAACGCCGCCATTGAGGCTGCGCGCGCAGGTGATGCGGGTCGCGGCTTTGCCGTGGTGGCCGATGAGGTGCGCAAACTGGCGGAAAAAACCATGACGGCAACCCAGGATGTGGGCCGCGCGGTGAACGAAATTCAGGCTGGCACGCGCAAAAACATTTCCAGCGTGGAAACCGTGGTCAAGGCCATTGAAAACGCCGCCGCCCTTTCCGCCCACTCTGGCGACTCGCTGAAAAATATCCTCGGCTTTGTGGATCAGGTCAATGATCAGGTTCAGTCCATTGCCACGGCCAGCGAGCAGCAGTCCGCAACCAGCGAGGAGATCAACCGTTCTGTTGAGCAGATTGCCACCATCTCCGCAGAAACAGCGCAGGCAATGGAACAGGCCGCCACGGCGGTATCTGACCTCATGCAGCAGACCCAGATATTGCATCAGCTCATAAAGGACATGAAGGCGCAAAGCCAGACAGCCTGA
- a CDS encoding DUF2157 domain-containing protein: MTEIENSDPSATPSHAPNHVAGHAPDTAPYTVPDLAPGGGVLPPLTKASLNTLCDSGVISTVAWQRAVEFCGFRPDGKAWLAYWRQMFLLGGALFFLAGMICFIAWNWGAMTPFARMALTGALVAGSGLGAVLLGPDTRLGQVLLLACGIAIGPMLAVFGQTYQTGAELWELFRVWTALLVLLALAGRQAGLWFAAWISANIFAALWLGRSLSSPLDALGQFFMVPEWLVAIACAIACWEWMARRAATRLQQNLDDAPDNPQGQSKGQNESQSKNKAHAQAWLCSRWMPRLLFFDMVSRTTFFLIATIFDLYFRDGQMLWLSPNFVVGFALVVAGFSWWWYRTRQPDLFMLATLLAAGAAVLLSALAEAELFFSAGSMATFLLWGLLVTGVTAGLAKILLHLQRSMMTSPRQEAETVAFFPSILARATAGNNWQTLWAHLQAGAFVPLNQSLSDALGRLGEQPSPWYVRGMLAFGGWMAAVFFIVFFGFLLFESLGISSNEELTVFAASVPVLLMGRVLLARQQLFARHFGFALVIAGTVGLAIALCASIRPEGLACLALAGVLLVLGILMGNAGYAMLAAIVIGNSVALGIAFFYGYARNGFAASETGGAVELLSLWWALVCAGLACYCLREHRWRGTARGKVAEGWFYGFYASGLIFEMFTLAPAYSLASDMGLPGLATGYLGLAPALAVVALAFWLGKGAGRPARLLTMAGMPLVFALSWYLPGAGLALLGLTLARRMGSVVMQGFVLAYLFAYMVFYYYSLAVPFSQKSIYLMATGLGLLALALILRLWQAKTAAREAAHA; the protein is encoded by the coding sequence ATGACCGAAATTGAAAATTCTGATCCTTCTGCAACGCCCAGCCACGCGCCAAACCATGTGGCAGGCCACGCACCAGATACTGCCCCATACACTGTGCCAGACCTCGCCCCCGGTGGCGGAGTGTTGCCGCCGCTGACCAAGGCCTCGCTCAACACCCTTTGCGATTCCGGGGTAATCAGCACTGTAGCATGGCAGCGGGCCGTGGAATTTTGCGGTTTCAGGCCGGACGGCAAGGCCTGGCTCGCCTATTGGCGGCAGATGTTTTTGCTGGGCGGGGCGCTGTTTTTTCTGGCGGGCATGATCTGCTTCATTGCCTGGAACTGGGGAGCCATGACGCCCTTTGCGCGCATGGCGCTCACGGGTGCGCTTGTGGCAGGGAGCGGCCTTGGGGCTGTGCTGCTGGGGCCGGATACTCGGCTGGGGCAGGTTTTGCTGCTGGCCTGCGGCATTGCAATTGGGCCGATGCTGGCGGTGTTTGGGCAGACCTACCAGACAGGGGCCGAGCTGTGGGAGCTGTTCAGGGTATGGACGGCGTTGCTGGTGCTGCTTGCGCTGGCGGGCAGGCAGGCCGGGCTGTGGTTTGCCGCGTGGATTTCGGCCAATATCTTTGCGGCGCTCTGGCTTGGGCGTAGCCTTTCATCGCCTCTTGATGCCTTGGGGCAGTTTTTTATGGTGCCGGAATGGCTTGTTGCCATTGCCTGCGCCATTGCGTGCTGGGAGTGGATGGCCCGCAGGGCGGCAACCAGACTGCAACAGAATCTGGATGATGCCCCAGATAATCCCCAAGGCCAGAGCAAAGGGCAGAATGAAAGCCAAAGTAAAAACAAGGCCCATGCGCAGGCGTGGCTCTGCTCGCGCTGGATGCCCAGGCTGCTCTTTTTTGACATGGTTTCCCGCACCACGTTTTTTCTGATCGCCACCATTTTTGACCTGTATTTCAGGGATGGGCAGATGCTCTGGCTTTCGCCCAATTTTGTTGTGGGTTTTGCCCTGGTCGTGGCGGGTTTTTCGTGGTGGTGGTATCGCACCCGGCAACCCGACCTCTTCATGCTTGCAACCCTTCTGGCAGCGGGCGCGGCAGTGCTGCTTTCCGCTCTGGCGGAAGCGGAGCTGTTTTTCAGCGCCGGAAGCATGGCAACCTTTTTGCTGTGGGGTTTGCTTGTCACGGGCGTGACTGCGGGGCTGGCAAAGATACTCCTGCACCTGCAACGCAGCATGATGACGTCCCCCCGGCAGGAGGCCGAAACCGTGGCCTTTTTTCCTTCAATCCTTGCCCGCGCCACTGCCGGGAATAACTGGCAAACGCTGTGGGCGCACTTGCAGGCGGGCGCTTTTGTGCCTCTCAATCAATCGTTGTCTGACGCATTGGGCAGGCTGGGGGAGCAACCCTCCCCCTGGTATGTCAGGGGCATGCTTGCCTTTGGCGGATGGATGGCGGCGGTTTTCTTTATCGTCTTTTTTGGATTTTTGCTTTTTGAGAGTCTGGGGATCAGCTCCAATGAGGAACTGACAGTTTTTGCGGCATCTGTGCCGGTGCTGCTTATGGGGCGGGTGCTGCTGGCAAGGCAGCAGTTGTTTGCCCGGCACTTTGGCTTTGCCTTGGTGATTGCCGGAACTGTCGGGCTTGCCATTGCTCTGTGCGCCAGCATCAGGCCCGAAGGTTTGGCCTGTCTTGCGCTGGCGGGGGTGCTTTTGGTTCTCGGCATCCTCATGGGCAATGCTGGCTACGCAATGCTTGCGGCTATTGTGATCGGCAACTCAGTGGCGCTGGGGATTGCGTTCTTTTACGGGTATGCGCGCAATGGTTTTGCCGCCTCCGAAACGGGCGGCGCGGTGGAGCTGCTTTCGTTGTGGTGGGCGCTGGTTTGCGCGGGGCTGGCCTGCTATTGCCTGCGTGAACACAGGTGGCGCGGCACGGCGCGTGGCAAAGTGGCGGAAGGGTGGTTTTACGGCTTTTACGCTTCTGGGCTGATTTTTGAGATGTTCACCCTTGCTCCGGCGTATAGCCTCGCCAGCGATATGGGTTTGCCCGGTCTGGCAACGGGATATTTGGGGCTTGCCCCGGCTCTGGCTGTGGTCGCGCTGGCATTCTGGCTAGGCAAAGGCGCGGGCAGGCCCGCCCGGCTGCTCACAATGGCTGGCATGCCCCTTGTGTTTGCGCTGTCGTGGTATCTGCCGGGGGCGGGGCTGGCCCTTTTGGGGCTAACGCTGGCAAGGCGGATGGGCAGCGTGGTGATGCAGGGCTTTGTGCTGGCGTATCTCTTCGCCTACATGGTTTTTTATTATTACAGTCTGGCTGTACCGTTTTCGCAAAAATCCATCTATCTGATGGCAACAGGCCTTGGTTTGCTGGCGCTGGCCCTGATTCTGCGGCTATGGCAGGCAAAAACTGCGGCGCGGGAGGCAGCCCATGCGTAA